The genomic stretch atgtgccaaatcaaatatgcggattaGAAACCAGAATTTCATATTGGATCGTTAAAGGCCCGGGTTGCCAACGACCGCCAcgggtattgttagccaacagggtaccagtggaaattgggttactgttggccaaaggaggagaaggagaagaggaagatgtctacaaaaactgcagggaaaggagaagtggagaagagtggaggttagggtgggcactttaaatgttggtactatgactggtaaagggggAGAGTTAGCTGATAATTGTACCGGGtatgtaccgattggccagacagagggaccgagctgggaaggatgtggataggattagtaaggaggaagtgagagcaacgatcaagaggatgaagagtggaaagtcggttggaccagatgacataccagtagaagcatggagatgattaggagagatggcagtggagtttttaacagggttgtttaacaggattttggaaggtgagaggatgcctgaggaatggagaaggagtgtgctggtatcgtttttttatgaataagggagatgtgcagacctgcggtaactacaggggaataaagttgatcagtcacaccatgaagttatgggaatgagcagtgaaagccaggctgagagaagaggtgaccatctgtgagcagcagtatggttacatgccgaggaagagcaccacagacgcattatttgctttgagaatgttgatagataagtatagagaaggtcagaaggggttgcattgtgtgtttgtggattcaaaaaaagcatacgacagggtggagaaaggagttgtggtattgtatgaggaagtctggtgtggcagagaagtatgtgagggtggtgcaggacatgtatgaggacagtgtgacagcagtgaagtgtgcagtaggaacaacagcctggttcaaggtggaggttggaggttggactgcatcaaggatcggagtacatgtgtgtgaataagagggaagGCAGTGTAATATGTAAATCTTGGCATACTGTGCATGTAACACATAAGTTTGCATTCATTAGAAAGTGAAATCTGAAAGTGCACTGCATATGGACAAATATTTTGCTTTTCTGATgattttttagatttgtttttacaAGTTTTACATGGTTAACATTGCAGAATGCACCTACATTTCATCTTTCTCAATGTTCTTACATTTTAGAGGAATTTAATAGGAATGGGTAGTTCATGAATGATTCGTTAATAGTCTTTGATGTGACTCAgaagtcgttcgttcttttgtcaaaTGACTCCCATATTtagttatatatacatatataaattattgcaACTATAGTTATTCTATATAGAAGTCTTGGGGGGCTGCTTATTGGAAATGTAacgttttcttttatttttgattaaagGAACAAAATTAACTTTACAAAATCGTTCATTTTGATAAACGAGATTCGAAGAACCGATTCTTCACATCACTAAAATGTAAGCTCTGGGTTCCATTCGGAATGTAATGGTGACCGAGGAAGCTACTTTTATTCGAAGGCTACCGGAagtacttttattttgaaaacggCCGTCGGCCATCTTGGATTTGTAGACAGAATCGAGCGTGGTTAGAAGTGAAGGGGGAGAAAAGTTCCTCGTCGTGCATCTGTCGACTGGAAGAAAATGTCAGGGGACGACGAGCAGCAAGAGCAGACCATCGCTGACGACTTGGTCGTCACCAAATACAAGATGGGCGCTGACATAGCGAACAGTAAGTGCGGCTGGAGGGGACGGAAGTGAAGCTTGGCGGCCGAAACGAGAAAACACCAAAGTCTCGGTGGAAACTTAGCTTCCCGCCGCTGGTGCCTGGCTGGATCCCAAATGATTCAGTAATCCCTATACTAGTGCGCTACATAGGAGGACTTAATGGCTCCCAATCAGGCGTTGTGTGTGGCGGTTTTATTTCTTGAAATATTACAGAATTGGGTTTCTGTGCACGTGAACACGGGGTACAACGTGAGGGATTGCTGTTCCTGCTGCCATTAGACATGTCAGTGTTAATATGGGCTGTCTCAATCTCCATATTCACCCTACACTCTATCTAGGGTAGGGATAGTTTCTGTTAGACCTCATGCAACTCGCAGTCTAACACTGAGCTGCAGAATATATGAGATGCCTGAAAGTCATGGATTGGTGTTAAAATGATCAAGCAAATGTCTTCTGATTGTCCACAGGCACAGTCTGATCAGGATCTCAGCTTGACAGCTTCCATATTGAGCACGTGTTTCATTGTGTATCTTGTTTAACAGCAGGTGGTGAGAGTGGTCTATTACAGGCAGGAAGGATTCATCATTTCAGCTTATTTCAAAAGGTTCTCAGTTATAAAACATAAATTTATGTGTTAGTGCCTgtacgtttgtccctaatgagtgagccggAGGCGacagaggaaaggaaaaaactccctgaaatggtataaggaagaaaccttgagacgaaccagactctaaagggaaCTCATcgtcatctgggtggcaccgaatcaccatttattattagttaCAAGTCTACTGTTCAGCAATTAATATGCAGAAATATGCATGCAAACTGTATTCCCAAGCCACTGTAGTAGACTGCGTATAGTTATTTCAGTCCAAATCCACCTTCATAGTTCTTGAGTGGTCTGGATCTTTTATGGATCTTTAGGTCGTTCATGGGGAACCTTCAACAGGTGCACAGAGTGGTTTCCAATTGAGGAGAAGCCTATCCAAGATAAATCCGGGCTGACCCAAAAACAAGTACCTCAGAAGTTTGAAAGATGTTTGAGTCGAGAGAAATcaggattattaagtatccttagtGATCCAGTATTTGGCACCTTTAGATTATCTGCATTTAACCAAAGTCtttattttggatgttattCGAACCAAGTGCAGCCGCACCACCAGTGGGCCACAAGGCGGCTGAGAAATATCCTGAAGAGTATGAAGAAGTAAAGCCGGGGCTGATTTTGTTCCAGCCCAAACTGTAGATTCATGCAGACTCTCAGTGACGGTCCTAACCAACGAGGTGGATCCTGTGTCGTCTCCATTCACAGCATGTGTTTAGGTtgccttattcagagcgacttagaATTCTTAACTACTTTGCGCTAAGGGCCCCGCTTAAGGGCACGCTGAACTCCTGATCCAAAATCTATTACTTACTACTGTTTATAATCACGCTAAGCAATAACCAATCTTATTTGTATTAACActatgtgtgcgtgtttgttttCTCCACCAGTGGCTATGCGGACTCTCATCGAGGCGGCCAAGCCAGGAGTCTCTGTGCTCAGCCTGTGTGAGAAAGGAGACGCCTTCATCACTGCTGAGACGAGCAAGGTGTTTAAAAAGGAGAAGGAGATCAAGAAAGGTGACGGCGCTCGTACGTTTGCGCATGCTGCCTATGCGACCTTTTAGAAAGCTTTTAAAGGTTGTGGTATTGTTGTGTGCCCAACAGGTATCGCCTTCCCCACCTGCGTGTCCGTTAACAGCTGTGTGTGCCACTTCTCTCCTCTGAAGAGTGACCCTGACTACACACTGCAGGATGGAGACTTGCTTAAAATGTAACTTCCCTCATTTTCTTTAAGAAACCAGGTTTGCATTGAATCTAGATGACTGGACTTCAGTGCTAGTGACGCTGTGAGGCTCTGCAAAAGAATGCTAGAACttctttctttatgttttgattatatttgtataactgAAAACATTTCTAGCCATGAGCCTGCTTTAAAGGGTGTGTGTTTCGTCTGCGTTTGCAGTGATCTCGGAGTTCATGTGGACGGCTTCATCTCCAACATAGCTCACAGCCTCGTGATCGGAGCGACCAAGGTTTCTCCCTTCATTTCTGTTACTGCTAGCTGTCGGAGCGATTTAACCGGTTTTTTGCAAACAAGCCGAATCCatgtgactgtttttttttttacgctttTCACTCAGGAAGCTCCAGTGACGGGCCGGAAGGCGGACGTAATCAAAGCTGCCTACCTGTGTGCTGAAGCTGCTCTGCGGCTCGTTAAGCCTGGAAACCAGGTGAGTGGACTGATGTTATGGTCCAGGGGTCATCACCTGGTGGACAGTCTTCCAGATACAAACTCTGCAAAGTATTCCAGTGGATGGATATAAGCACTCATCTAATTGTGGCTTGTACATTGCATGCATTTCATGTAAATCAAGGAATGGGCAATAGTTTGcctagatttattttattttatgatttaattgACCATCTCTGGTTTAATTAGTGGGCATGTAAATtccaaattatatttaaaaaaaagtttcaaaagtGCTAACACGACGCATCTATGAAAAAACGAAACACTCCCACCTCAGATTTATTTCTAGCCATAAGGTAAATACTAATGGCCAAGCATTGAATGGTAACTGTTCTGCTGTTACTGGACCATTATTGTCGAATACCATGACTGTACCATGTTATTTGAGGAATCATTGCCTTTAAGGCACAGTCTTTGTCCATTTTTTGTCTCCAGTCTTTACATTGGAGCTCAATGTTTGTCCTGTCCTTTGcacctagttttttttttttttcttttttttcactgccGGCGATAGGGGTCAGTTTGTGTACCGTCTTGGCATTAGTGATCAGTCTGTGACCTGTTCGACAGCTGGATGTCATTTTCAGTAGCATTGACCTTGCATTTGTTCTCTGTAATCATTTGGATGCACAAACTTTTATTTGTGTGCTCCGTTCTTATTTGTAATTTGTTCAGAAGTTGAATATTTTGTCGCGCCGTTGTTCACCTTCTCAGCCACATCGATGGATTATTTCCTGTCTCCCTGTTTCAGAACACTCAGGTCACCGAAGCCTGGAATAAGATCGCCGAATCCTTCAAGTGCACAGCCATTGAGGGTAAGATGCGCACCAGGTGATGGAAGAAACTCAAATGACTGCTGTGCTGTAGTAGTCTTGAGTGCTATTTGTGGAAAGTTCAATAAAGGGGAAATTTTACCATTATTATAAACATGTGCCTCTGTTGTCTGTAGGAATGCTGTCCCATCAGCTGAAGCAGCACATCATCGATGGAGAGAAGACCATCATTCAGAACCCTTCAGACCAGCAGAGGTGAAGTGGTTTTGCGTGGAACATTTTGGGAAGGTTTCCTGTTAAAGCAGGAACAAAATCAATGTCCTGTGAttgctaataaaaaataaaaaaaaacccctgaccCACAGGAAGGATCATGAGAAAGCTGAGTTCGAGGTGCATGAAGTCTATGCTGTAGATGTGCTAATCAGCACAGGAGAGGGGAAGGTGAGAACCAGTTTTTCCTCCCAGTCCAGCACCTATGTTAAAGGTTTCTCCAGCATATGATCCTAAAACCCGAACGCTGTGCTTTTGAACTAGGCTAAAGACTCAGGGCAAAGAACCACCGTTTACAAGCGAGACCCAAGCAAGCAATATGGCTTGAAGATGAAGACCTCTCGGGCGTTTTTCAGCGAGGTGGAGAAACGCTACGACACCATGCCTTTCACTCTCAGGTACTTTTGGCCTAATGTCGAATTACTTAGTGTCTGAGTATCTCTGATCTTTGgcagctttttattttaattttttactgcAGGTAAACGTTTTGTATTTTAGCTTAACACGTGTGCATGAGTAAGTGTCACAACCATTTGTGGATTATAATGGGTTAGAATCCCAGCAAAAGCGAACCATGATTATCCTTGCTGTCCAGGCAACTATCCAAATCTACTATCCAAAACTCGTATACTAATAATAGCACTGTTGAAGAGATGCATAGACTGTGTGACCTGGGGGGGGGAGCACATATTTACACATACTAGACTTTGTCCTGACAGGTCGGTggttattctgtttttattttgaattgaaACCATTTATTAACACTACATAAAGCATCATCTTGTACTTTTCTCGTAATGGCTGAGCAGAACCTAGTTTGTGGTATGATTTAGCTGATTTAGCACTTAAACGTTTGTAATACGTTTGTAATTACGTTTGTAATACGTGTAAGTATTTAAGCTCAAATGGCAGCTACGGTACACTGACACCGTCGGGTCATCCTGTCACGCTGATGGTTTTTCAGCATGCAAGGACAGTTGCCTGGACGGTGTCCTTTTTTGCTAACACGAACAAGAGCTATCTGTGGTACGAACCAAATCCAGTGTGTCCAGTTTATTTCCAGTTttacttcctttctttttttttttttctttttttttgtggttgagTGTCCTCTCTCTAAACTCCTCTGTTTTTCAGGGCATTCGAGGATGAGAGCAAGGCTCGGCTGGGTGTTGTGGAGTGTGCCAAACATGAGCTGCTGCAGCCTTTCACCGTCCTGCATGAGAAGGAAGGTGAGTTACACCAATTCGATTTTCTACTGTGCTTGATAGAAAGACCATGAACATGTTGTAGTTGACCGTCAGCGCAGAGAGATTTCAATAAATGAAACTTCGAGTAGAGTTCAGAAAACCGTTACGGTTTTGGACACTGGACTTTGATCTTTATAAGACTTTACACATTTCCGTCCGATTTTTCACATTTGTCGATCTCCAGGCGAGTATGTGGCGCAGTTCAAATTCACCGTGATGCTGATGGCCAACGGGCCCCTGAGAATCACCAGCGCTTCCTTCGAGCCGGAGCTCTACAAGTCCGAGCATGAGGTGCAGGATCCTGAGCTGAAGGTAGGGGGGGGTATTATGTCTTCTACTACATACTATTATGTTGTATTATGTATCATCATCTTTTGGTGTAATTTAACACTATTCTCTGTAGCAGCTTGATGTTTTTGGTTGATTGAAGCCTCTTTTCCCCTCCACCTTCTGCAGGCATTGTTGCAAAGCTCAGTCAGCCGGAAGacccaaaagaagaagaaaaagaaggttgGTGCTTTTTGCTGTTCCGAAATGTCCTAAACTACaggtggaattttttttttttttttttacaaatttattaTCAGCCTTAAATTGTGAGGAGTGCCTGCTGTAAAAAGTGTAAGtcggttactatagaaaccatattGTGCACGTTAATGTGGTTTGCAGTGCCGTCAGACGTGACGTGATAGGCAGTTAACCAACACCGTCTGAAACAGCACTGTAATAAAGCCTTGTAACGCTTTATAAATAAGATTAGttattgtgtcttttttttttttttactcatttacgTAGTGTTGGATTTGGATTAGTGTTGTATTCTGTCGCTTCTATCTCAGGCCTCCAAGACAGCAGAGAATGCCACAGGACAACCGATGGAGGTGACGGAGACTGCCAAGTAGAAAAAGCCTCCTCTGCCCCCTACTGCCAACAATACTGACCAACGGAGAATAGAAGTGTCCCAGCCTGCCCCACTGAGAAGCCTCCAGCCTAGCCTTCAATCAGCCTGTAACTCTGTATGACAGCTACGAAGTCCAAACCTCAGCTTTGAGTTCCCACAGCTCGTGCACtctggtgactttaacaacactGGCTTCTGTACAGGAGGTTACAGATGGGGAAGTGCTACATACCAACTGACTGCCTTTATTTACAGGAGTGTATGTTGAGTGGGGTTGCCCctctgataataataataataatatttttcttattatgtcAATGTAAAACCAAtctcaaaaaataaaagcaaactggCGGCACCAGCGAAGTATCATTACTCCAGTGTGCCGATTATTCTTTTGTACCCGAGACTCCTCTTTGAGTGATTTTGCTTTTGTGATGTGTAACTGGTCGATTGAGAGAACTGGGCTAGATTGTAGCTCCTCAAACTTGAATATGATCTCTTGTTCAGCACTGATTGAAGTGTTAGGAGCTGAAATTTGGTGATGGCTTGTGAGTACCACTAGAATAGAATGGACTTTATTTTgtagacaaaaaaatctaagaaagctgttttcatttttacatcTGACCTGTGTGTCTGACCAAAAGTTCTAAAGAGCCCTGTTAATCTTTTATAACTTCCAAAAGAAGAAATAACCTTGGACAAATATAGTTACCATCATCTGATTTCTATAAGTCTGCTATATATGAACTTATTATAGTAAATACTTTTGGGCtatatctttattttacatGAAAAAGATTGTTGCTTAGTAACTGCAGTTGTACAGTAGTTAGACTATGTAACAAAAGCCATCGGGATTAgcaatataaaatttttaatagAGAATTTTCATTAACACTTTTTAGTTACACTATATTAACTGTAGTTTGTACActaacattttgacatttttattattggacataaattattacatatattaatattcaatattcaaaAGCAATATAACTACTGCACCCAATTTATAAAGAGAAGTCTGTGCaaatataaacatgtatttgATCATAAATAGAACAAATGAAATAGCAATAGTGGAATGTGACGAATATAAAGTCAGGATCAGGGAAAAGTTGGACATCCTTCCAGTTGGTCAAGCAGGTGAAGAACTAATATTAGAAATAACATTTCCagagcattttctttttctgttcaaaCCTTGTCTGCCTTCAACAAATATGGGCACCTTGGGATCTGGACATGAAGCTAATCTTTTCCTGCAGAGCAGAGGAAGGACATACAAAGCTATCCAAGCACTTCAGCTCATACTTTTAACTGTCTGAAATGTAATGCAAAAGTCAAGGGAGGATCTGGAAGTCCAAGATTTGTTTCATATGATTCATAGGTATAAAAAGGTGCAACAATATGAAATGCAGCATCTCCAAATTGATAACACAAAGTATACAGATGACAAAGTCAGGAAGAAGAAGGTCTGCTTTAGCCTCTCCTGGCCGTGTGATTTCAGAGGTGCTTTCCTGACCACAGTCATGTGTGGTTGTGAGGGGGTTTTTCTCTGAGGTTTGTACTGGTTGGTCTTGCACTGCCTGATGTAGATGCAATCAGAACCGTGCATATGCAGGCCAGTAAGCACAAGTAAAATCTCCATAGGACACTAAGGAAGGGTTAACTGACACAGCAATGCTAGTGCGGTGTTTGACTGGAAAACTGTACCTTATCACAAAAGTGAATGTCTGGCGTATGTAAAACTATAGCTAAGCAAGCCAGAGGCACTGTGAAGACAAATGCTGTGGACTATTAAAGTAAACAAGAAATTCTTAGGACACAATGTTTAATGGCAAGTGCAATTTggtattgttgttttttaaccaTTTCCTACTTTATAgtcagattatattttatttattttactttattttatttattttttatatgactttactctttaaattttttatctttatattgtatttctttttcatgtttacagcTCTTAtcatttcctccactcttctgggaagatgtttcactagattatggatatttgtgttcatcagccacaagggagaaaaacatcattttttattatgaaaagcaggtactgatgaaagtgaggaggcctgaggtacagtcagcattcaaattcatctATAgcagttctatagcaggccactcaagatctttctctccaaagcatgtaaaccagatcttcaaggagctcactttgtgcacagaggcattgccatgctggaacagatttcaaagttcaaatgaatgcaaaattgtattacagcacatctaaagacgtcctgtacaattgaggtACTCCAActttggaaaagaaacacatatagcaggaaaggtctgGTGTCCCAATTTTTGGGAAGATAGTGTATATAGCCACTGCGTAGTAGTTAAATTACGTCACAGTAGTTTCAGACcagaagtgggcggagcttatagAGTCAATATAAGAGCGTTGTATAGTTGTATAGCAGCGTAGTACAGTATTCACAATCAAGTCTCTGGTTTTGAGTAATACAACATTCCTATTTTTACGATTCTAACATCTAATCAAGGTGAGATTCCATCCTGAGTAACCTGTTTGTTCTTCCAGCTACAGTATTTAGCCCCTCATTTTGGCACGTTACCCTGGTTGCATAAAAAGTCAACTTCCTGTGTCATAaatcgtctttttttttttcgtaattTGGTTTAAAAAGATATTacgaatttattttttttaaataacgcTGATCATTTAATTTACTTCAtgtttctacctgcacattcatccatcacatgcacccacacacccacacacccaacACCCCCTTCATCCACACACTTACTGCAGTGACACGGAAGCcccgccccctacatgcactgtccatTCCTCCGAGATGTAAAAgatttcttgaatcctgcacacaaaatattttcaaaaaaatgTCTATCTTGGCAAATATTCACGTAAAatgacataaatattacatacattttatttaagaaGTTAAAAACGttcttgtgctgtgtgtaagctgtTGTGCAACACAATTACAGTAACAATTAAGttgaaaatctattttttaaatctgtaaattgCATGCATATCATTCGTATTTAAAAgccatttattaatattttcaccttctctttctttacagAAGCGTCTTTAACATGAGACAGAAGGTAAGTGGGGTTTTGGTTCATGTTTATTGTTGGATAAATGTGAATTTGTATGTTACATTGTTCTAATTTGGGTAAACTCATAATATCTATCAGTGTTGACATAAGTTGTTGAAACTCCAggttcaatatatattttttataatactttTTTCTTGCACTTGTGTTTTTCCCCCTTATAGTGGAAGAAGAAGCGCATGCGCAGGTGTGTACTATGcctttcattatttcattcaatTTTACTAGTCTTTTGCAATAGAGGAGAAATCTGACTATTTTAATATCTTCTTTTTCCCCAGACTAAAGCGCAAAAGGAGAAGGATGAGGCAGAGGTCCAGGTAAGCAGCAAGCTGTAAACTGCTGCAGCTGAGATCCTGGTCATCTGTGATCCAAGCCCTGATCCAAAGCACAGTCCATCTCCTGTTTAGCCAGTCGAGCAGTGGCAGAAGCATATGTGTCCAGCCTGTCTGGTTGGATGTTTCACCTGGTCAGACATTCCAGTGCAACATCTTTTTAATAGCTGCTCATTAAAAGCCTGGTAAAATGTACTAGTGTGTGTGCTTGCTAATTGAATAGTTGTTGAAATAGAGGCAGGAAAGAGTAaagatgcatttgtgtgtgtgtgtgtgtgtgtgtgtgtgtgtgtgtgtgtgtgtgtgtgtgtgtgtgtatatatatatatatatatatatatatatatatatatatatatatatatatatatatatatatatatatatatatatatatatatatatatatatatatatatatatataaataaatatatatatatatataaaacttattATAAATTGTCCTGGCATATGTCTAATGATAACGTGTTCCAGATAATTAGTGCATAaggtatgttttatttatgcaatGTATGAAATcaagttattaaaatgtaattatgttaAACCTGATTTTGAGAACTCTCGTTTTTCATAAGCATGTCTAGTTTTTATCAATCCAAGTCTTCTCAACCTGTGTTACAGATAGCATGTGTGAACATAACCAAGAAGTGCAAACTAAATTCTGTGTATTTAGTTGGAATCAGTCAAACCATCAGGTGCTTTTGTTTgtcacacactttacacactttgtGGCAAAATTAGCAAAAGCTTTTTATTGGTCTGACAATAGCAAGTCAAACGTACAGGTTGGCACGGGTtgctcttaaaataaaatacatacactatatacacttaataaacaacagtttgtggacacctgaccacaaagTTTGTAAGTGTTTTTAgtgcatcccattccacatttattccctgtTCGCTGCTATAATAACCCCCACACATCtaggaagatgctccactagattttggagtgtgcttgtggagatttgtgctcatgtaGCTGCAAGGATGTTAGCAAAgcaaggtactgatgtaggattagaaggcctgggttgcagtcagtgttccaatctattacaaaagtgttcaatagggttaatgtctgagctctgtagcagaccactcaagatcttccactccaacccatgtaaaccatatcttcatggatctgcagttgtgcacaggggcactgtcatgtttgggcctcctagttcaaataaagataaaaagccttgctaaatgatgaagaaacgaTTGACTCTAaattgccacaacacctgtgtttttatgtatttatttattttttttaaacagttgcaaagaagattttgggctcatgataagtTTAATAGCTATCAATCCATTTTTGACAAATTAATACCAtcctattaatagattggtgtgctaagggtaacataaactgagttaattaaacaaacattataataggacataataaatcatagtactttggaaaCTTAAGCACCTTTGAAGGTAAATACTcttgtatttttactcaagtaaaatttTAAAGGGAGAATTTGACATTTATGAATAtgagaacatgaacatgaaaacatgcacacgtttcactttatttcacttta from Silurus meridionalis isolate SWU-2019-XX chromosome 16, ASM1480568v1, whole genome shotgun sequence encodes the following:
- the pa2g4b gene encoding proliferation-associated protein 2G4b, which translates into the protein MSGDDEQQEQTIADDLVVTKYKMGADIANMAMRTLIEAAKPGVSVLSLCEKGDAFITAETSKVFKKEKEIKKGIAFPTCVSVNSCVCHFSPLKSDPDYTLQDGDLLKIDLGVHVDGFISNIAHSLVIGATKEAPVTGRKADVIKAAYLCAEAALRLVKPGNQNTQVTEAWNKIAESFKCTAIEGMLSHQLKQHIIDGEKTIIQNPSDQQRKDHEKAEFEVHEVYAVDVLISTGEGKAKDSGQRTTVYKRDPSKQYGLKMKTSRAFFSEVEKRYDTMPFTLRAFEDESKARLGVVECAKHELLQPFTVLHEKEGEYVAQFKFTVMLMANGPLRITSASFEPELYKSEHEVQDPELKALLQSSVSRKTQKKKKKKASKTAENATGQPMEVTETAK